In a single window of the Luteolibacter yonseiensis genome:
- a CDS encoding UxaA family hydrolase, with the protein MNRIFLLHPEDPVAVALADLTDGESLPGGGTVRGVVPRGHKVALRDIEPGGPVWKYGQIIGHATRAISTGEHVHSHNLGMSDHTDDYAHGSAAKPTAYVPDDLRDFFMGYRRGDGKTGTRNYVGIISSVNCSATVAHHVAREVERRGLLEKFPNIDGVVAITHGLGCCISNRNEAFAMLQRTIWGHVRHPNFGAVMMVGLGCETNQIPAMIETFGKPPAGSIHYVTIQQMGGTRKTIEACLEKLVNEVLPAADRARREAVPASELIVALQCGGSDGLSGITANPALGLAVDRLVAQGGSAVLAETPEIYGAEHLLTRRAVRPEVGEALIERIRWWEDYAAKLDGEINNNPTPGNKAGGLTTILEKSLGAVCKAGSTNLVSVLRYSEPVRERGLHMMDTPGYDPMGVTGQSAGGSNLLCFTTGRGSVFGSKPTPSIKIATNTPMFRHMEEDMDINAGTIADGEETHEQVADRIYQEILRVASGGKSKSEALGFGDNEFVPWNISAQM; encoded by the coding sequence ATGAACCGCATCTTCCTCCTTCATCCTGAAGACCCCGTCGCCGTCGCCCTCGCCGATCTCACGGACGGCGAATCCCTGCCCGGTGGCGGCACCGTCCGCGGCGTCGTGCCGCGTGGCCACAAGGTCGCCCTGCGCGACATCGAACCTGGCGGACCCGTTTGGAAATACGGCCAGATCATCGGCCACGCGACGCGCGCCATTTCCACCGGCGAGCATGTCCACAGCCACAACCTCGGCATGTCGGACCACACCGACGACTACGCCCACGGCAGCGCCGCCAAACCCACCGCCTACGTCCCGGACGATCTGCGCGATTTCTTCATGGGCTACCGCCGGGGAGACGGGAAAACCGGCACGCGGAACTACGTCGGCATCATTTCCTCCGTGAACTGCTCCGCCACCGTCGCGCACCACGTGGCGCGCGAGGTCGAGCGGCGCGGGCTGTTGGAGAAATTCCCGAACATCGACGGCGTGGTGGCCATCACCCACGGCCTCGGCTGCTGCATTTCCAACCGGAACGAAGCCTTCGCCATGCTCCAGCGCACCATCTGGGGACACGTCCGCCACCCGAACTTCGGCGCGGTCATGATGGTCGGCCTCGGTTGCGAGACGAACCAGATCCCGGCGATGATCGAGACCTTCGGCAAGCCGCCCGCCGGCAGCATCCATTACGTGACCATCCAGCAGATGGGCGGCACGCGGAAAACCATCGAGGCCTGTCTTGAAAAACTCGTGAACGAAGTGCTGCCCGCCGCCGACAGGGCCCGCCGCGAGGCGGTGCCCGCCAGCGAACTGATCGTCGCCCTCCAATGCGGTGGATCCGACGGACTCTCCGGCATCACGGCGAATCCCGCGCTCGGTCTCGCAGTGGACCGGTTGGTCGCGCAGGGTGGCTCCGCCGTGCTCGCCGAGACTCCCGAAATCTACGGCGCGGAACACCTGCTCACCCGCCGCGCCGTGCGCCCGGAAGTCGGCGAGGCGCTCATCGAGCGCATCCGCTGGTGGGAGGACTACGCCGCCAAACTGGATGGTGAGATCAACAACAACCCCACCCCCGGCAACAAGGCCGGAGGACTTACCACCATTCTGGAAAAATCGCTCGGTGCCGTTTGCAAGGCAGGTTCCACCAATCTCGTCTCCGTGCTCCGTTACTCCGAGCCGGTGCGCGAGCGCGGCCTGCACATGATGGACACGCCCGGCTACGACCCCATGGGCGTGACCGGGCAATCCGCCGGCGGCTCGAACCTGCTCTGCTTCACCACCGGCCGCGGCTCGGTCTTCGGCAGCAAGCCGACACCTTCCATCAAGATCGCGACCAACACCCCCATGTTCCGCCACATGGAGGAGGACATGGACATCAACGCCGGAACTATCGCAGACGGCGAGGAAACCCACGAACAGGTCGCGGACCGAATTTATCAGGAGATCCTCCGTGTCGCCAGCGGTGGAAAATCAAAGTCTGAAGCGCTCGGCTTCGGCGACAACGAGTTCGTGCCGTGGAACATCTCGGCACAGATGTGA
- a CDS encoding cupin domain-containing protein, with amino-acid sequence MSEKTPPRFISQGETRDEYNDWTLNEWLCRPDIADAKQLLMVRATMQPRCCHPFHIHPHREEIIHVVSGRAEQWVGEEYRILGPGEVAIIPPGVPHGTYNPFDEVLVFHAILTPATLPESEASQPDPHDVSETEPWRSIRGGLAPCVIAGKSEGV; translated from the coding sequence ATGAGTGAGAAAACACCACCCCGATTCATCTCGCAGGGGGAAACCCGCGACGAATACAACGACTGGACGCTGAACGAATGGCTCTGCCGCCCGGACATCGCGGACGCGAAACAACTCCTCATGGTTCGCGCGACGATGCAGCCCCGTTGCTGCCATCCGTTCCACATCCACCCGCACCGCGAGGAGATCATCCACGTCGTCTCGGGCAGAGCCGAGCAGTGGGTAGGAGAAGAATACCGCATCCTCGGCCCGGGCGAGGTTGCCATCATTCCGCCCGGCGTCCCCCACGGCACCTACAACCCCTTCGACGAGGTGCTGGTTTTCCACGCCATCCTCACCCCGGCCACCCTCCCGGAAAGCGAAGCCTCGCAACCCGATCCACACGACGTCTCCGAAACGGAACCCTGGCGGTCCATCCGTGGAGGACTGGCACCATGCGTGATTGCAGGGAAGTCTGAAGGGGTGTGA
- a CDS encoding Fic family protein: protein MNSDFATIDALKTELDAILPMGDADERRLWEKLRLEWNFHSNHIEGNTLTYGETVLLLLHGQTHGNHSLREYEEMKAHDVGIKHLRNLAADKSRLITPSDIRDLNKIILKEPFWKPTQTPDGHPSRAEVIPGEYKTLPNSVLTASGELFEYASPLEVPSRMQALVDDLEKSLGDRKHHILTIAAKLHHDFVLIHPFDDGNGRVARMLVNYLFLRENYPPIIVPTEQKRDYLTSLRLADAGELESLEAFLGKQLEKSLKLAVGAAKGESIEEPSDVEKQVTLFIREQNSKDKVNEPDDDVLQPFIDSSVRPFVKKLDTKMRTLAPLFSRISLMATNGNGELMLDINPASTPTLNVVRPQAKHSFSYSYLYYQSSAANAFTHRTKVEIEYKKEGYALNHDGKILISKPYSEPMLAEEIDGITSRILAKTFEAIRSKAGQVG from the coding sequence ATGAACTCTGATTTCGCCACCATCGACGCGCTCAAGACGGAATTGGACGCAATTCTGCCAATGGGAGACGCCGACGAGCGCCGTCTTTGGGAAAAACTCCGGTTGGAATGGAACTTCCACTCGAACCACATCGAGGGCAACACGCTCACCTACGGCGAAACGGTCTTGCTCCTCCTCCACGGCCAGACACACGGAAACCACTCTCTTCGTGAATACGAGGAGATGAAGGCCCACGATGTCGGGATCAAGCATCTGCGGAATCTGGCCGCCGACAAAAGCAGGTTGATCACTCCGAGCGACATCCGCGACCTCAATAAAATCATCCTCAAGGAGCCCTTCTGGAAACCCACACAAACACCGGACGGCCATCCGTCGCGTGCCGAAGTGATCCCGGGTGAATACAAAACCCTGCCCAACAGCGTGCTCACAGCGAGCGGGGAGTTATTCGAATACGCGTCACCGCTGGAGGTCCCCTCGCGAATGCAGGCACTTGTGGATGATCTGGAAAAGTCGCTCGGAGATCGAAAGCACCATATCCTGACCATTGCTGCGAAACTCCATCACGACTTCGTTCTGATCCATCCGTTCGACGATGGCAACGGACGCGTCGCCCGGATGCTGGTGAATTACCTGTTTCTCCGCGAGAACTACCCGCCGATCATCGTGCCGACGGAACAGAAGCGCGATTACCTGACAAGCCTGAGGCTTGCCGACGCGGGCGAACTGGAAAGCCTCGAGGCATTTCTCGGCAAGCAGCTCGAGAAATCGCTGAAACTCGCGGTTGGCGCGGCGAAAGGTGAGAGTATTGAGGAGCCAAGCGATGTCGAGAAGCAGGTGACGTTGTTCATCCGGGAGCAGAATTCAAAAGACAAGGTAAACGAACCTGATGATGACGTGCTTCAGCCCTTCATTGACTCGAGCGTCAGACCTTTTGTGAAAAAATTAGATACCAAAATGCGGACTCTTGCTCCTCTTTTCTCACGAATCAGCTTGATGGCGACAAATGGTAACGGAGAACTCATGCTAGATATCAATCCGGCTTCAACTCCCACCCTCAACGTCGTACGTCCACAGGCAAAACATTCCTTCAGCTATTCTTATCTGTATTACCAATCATCCGCCGCCAATGCTTTCACTCATCGGACGAAAGTGGAAATAGAATACAAGAAAGAGGGCTACGCGCTCAATCACGACGGGAAAATCTTGATTTCAAAGCCCTACTCCGAACCCATGCTGGCAGAAGAAATCGACGGGATTACCTCCCGCATCCTTGCAAAGACATTTGAAGCAATCCGCAGCAAGGCAGGCCAGGTCGGGTAA
- a CDS encoding heavy-metal-associated domain-containing protein: MAITTKRSLTGMTCGNCAAKVEKRLAAHPEIESATVTIQPPQATLSSTRELGTGELNTWLAPLEKYRFVEEAAAAPPASVLPAPSATTYKPLLILLGYLLSVPAGVLVAAGGWDTMLAMRWFMGGFFIAFSFFKMLDLRGFSDAYRSYDLVAKAWPGYGFVYPFVELGLGLSYIANLNPWMVNLVTAVVMAVSLAGVLQAVFSKRAIRCACLGTVFQLPMSTVTIIEDGLMLGMAVVMLAMV; this comes from the coding sequence ACCTGCGGCAACTGCGCCGCGAAGGTGGAAAAGCGCCTCGCCGCGCACCCGGAAATCGAGTCCGCGACCGTCACCATCCAGCCACCGCAGGCGACGCTTTCCAGCACCCGCGAACTCGGCACCGGCGAGCTCAACACCTGGCTCGCGCCTTTGGAGAAATATCGTTTTGTGGAAGAAGCGGCGGCAGCCCCGCCCGCATCCGTGCTTCCCGCCCCATCCGCCACGACCTACAAGCCCTTGCTCATCCTGCTGGGTTACCTGCTGTCGGTGCCTGCCGGAGTGCTCGTCGCCGCGGGCGGGTGGGACACGATGCTCGCCATGCGGTGGTTCATGGGCGGGTTTTTCATCGCGTTCTCATTTTTCAAAATGCTGGACCTGAGGGGATTTTCGGACGCCTACCGCAGCTATGATCTGGTGGCGAAGGCATGGCCCGGCTATGGATTCGTCTATCCGTTCGTCGAACTGGGTCTCGGGCTTTCGTACATCGCGAATCTCAATCCATGGATGGTGAACCTGGTCACCGCCGTGGTCATGGCGGTGAGTCTGGCGGGAGTGCTGCAAGCCGTTTTCTCCAAGCGCGCGATCCGTTGCGCCTGCCTCGGCACGGTGTTCCAGCTTCCCATGTCCACCGTGACCATCATCGAGGATGGGCTGATGCTGGGAATGGCGGTGGTGATGCTGGCGATGGTTTGA
- a CDS encoding PVC-type heme-binding CxxCH protein, with product MYESARNSIVTKIPALVGLALAACGGLACGKSFYVQSAEGLFPGISSSPDFPGEADLKKTDAVLITAGGKWDDAEKARVESYVKAGGGIVLVHDAISASGLVKGEPRRWNGAVPLFFTPSGREDFITRGVSNFDVADEMMQGFEINSKVSNVLATTWTPNRKHLKGDEPQPYVYGVSPMIWTQELGKGRIVSFVPGKNPETFKNPAIRALLGRALAWAGQGGEGDAVGKADDSLLTYPPGGPLSPEAEVASMQVHPDFKVELVASEPLVSKAINIDWDGEGRLWVVESMEYPEGTKGGGPESMYSVWDRDSNLPKPPAVNRPGRDRICRLEDTDGDGILDKRHVFADDLDLATSFCFYKDGVIVAQPPQVLYLRDTDGDGKSDKREVLYTGLGTQDTHSVLNNLRWGLDGWIYATHGYSSSPKVTSGDGRQDFGSIGSGIVRLKADGTKIEMVSAKSGNCWGVDITSDGELFFTQPTSGDLVMHAPVSDRLMAEGGMGSVPSWQVMIHLRPVKPLMTWEEIVENQPNDVIGSFTAACGCAVYEGGSWPDAWNLGYFTAEPTVHIVHHEQLTRSGVTFKAEKTREEEFSATRDSWSRQIDTRVGPDGQLYTIDFYNQAILHNDPRGPIHLWNNQAARPDRDHFFGRILRYRHREAKPVPAADLRTPEGRVAALGNPNREIRFRAQRLIEESDVKGAAKLLENAKGPARLHALWLRAAAGVLGERELIAALADEDRSVRLTAARVMGTHPELATDAVVKSISTNLAKDKDPVVRLQVLAALPAQTVVAADTLVAIHAAADDIWTPAAVARLAKNSPGEVLAAAMASADKEKQAPLVARLFEFSSNDESRLIPMLKVLGTQGGDIGIAMASLASLRERKLGDSPEIRSAINALAESDVPQISATALPLAARNWSADERDARLEKAVKRVLASQPQEKQVLSALGGLPAFPADLSEFFKQSFVKPGDGRTALFESILKNPSPDAARFFITAMPSLPQGDKAKVTEALLGRPESAIALTDALADGSLPAAVAGPQLIARLAEHPDKSVREHAAPLVAKFQGAEEAKAAVINRLLPEVMAPGDPVAGKALFQACAICHLYKGEGVVIGPVLEGMGAHGVEALLTHIVDPNREVEPSYHVWNVGTKDGRIVAGFISRETAGSLFIKNVGGETEIPRDQITSQTDTGKSLMPEGFESLGGASLRDLISYLRAGEQRFHILTFGKAATADGSKGVYLAKDVGGDRVGLKRFGTVEERGVPFQLQDPAIAAGGKNVIVLKGGARGDALSLTMPGSVELPANVAAGRLHLLGAVAGWGFPAVQGHDPLMTIKIGYADGTSEDIVLSNGVDIADHVAGVDVPGSARTDLTDHGQVRYLWRDLKKPAVLISKITLTSPGTASAPMVAAITLESPAKDGKMSPAPAQGGPAKP from the coding sequence ATGTATGAATCAGCCCGCAACTCCATCGTAACGAAAATCCCGGCGCTCGTCGGGCTGGCGCTCGCGGCTTGCGGCGGGCTCGCCTGTGGCAAGTCGTTTTACGTGCAGTCGGCGGAAGGATTGTTCCCCGGGATTTCCAGCAGCCCGGATTTCCCCGGCGAGGCGGATCTGAAAAAAACCGACGCGGTCCTCATCACCGCCGGCGGGAAATGGGATGATGCGGAAAAAGCCCGCGTCGAAAGCTACGTGAAGGCCGGCGGCGGCATCGTGCTGGTGCACGACGCCATCTCCGCCTCCGGACTGGTGAAGGGCGAGCCGCGCCGTTGGAACGGAGCCGTGCCATTGTTTTTCACTCCCTCGGGCCGCGAGGATTTCATCACACGGGGTGTCTCGAACTTCGATGTGGCGGACGAGATGATGCAGGGGTTTGAAATCAATTCCAAGGTGAGCAACGTGCTGGCCACCACCTGGACGCCGAACCGCAAGCACCTCAAGGGGGATGAACCACAGCCCTACGTTTACGGCGTATCGCCGATGATCTGGACGCAGGAGCTCGGAAAAGGCAGGATCGTCTCCTTCGTACCGGGGAAAAACCCGGAGACTTTCAAGAACCCGGCGATCCGCGCGCTGCTCGGACGCGCGCTGGCGTGGGCCGGTCAAGGCGGTGAAGGCGACGCCGTCGGCAAGGCGGACGACTCCCTGCTGACCTACCCGCCGGGCGGCCCGCTCTCTCCCGAGGCGGAGGTGGCGTCCATGCAGGTGCACCCGGATTTCAAGGTGGAGCTCGTGGCCTCCGAGCCACTGGTTTCAAAGGCCATCAACATCGACTGGGACGGCGAGGGACGCCTGTGGGTGGTGGAAAGCATGGAATACCCCGAGGGGACGAAGGGCGGCGGCCCCGAGTCGATGTATTCCGTATGGGACCGCGACAGCAACCTGCCGAAGCCTCCCGCCGTGAACCGTCCGGGACGCGACCGCATCTGCCGCCTGGAGGACACGGATGGCGATGGCATCCTGGACAAGCGCCACGTCTTCGCCGACGACCTGGATCTGGCGACAAGCTTCTGTTTTTACAAGGACGGCGTCATCGTCGCGCAGCCTCCGCAGGTCCTGTATCTGCGGGATACGGATGGCGATGGGAAATCGGACAAGCGCGAGGTGCTCTACACCGGGCTCGGCACGCAGGACACGCACTCGGTCCTGAACAACCTGCGCTGGGGGCTGGATGGCTGGATCTATGCGACGCATGGTTATTCGAGTTCGCCCAAGGTGACGTCCGGCGATGGCAGGCAGGATTTCGGATCGATCGGATCGGGCATCGTCCGTCTCAAGGCGGACGGCACGAAGATCGAGATGGTCAGCGCGAAAAGCGGCAACTGCTGGGGCGTGGACATCACCTCGGACGGCGAGTTGTTTTTTACCCAGCCGACTTCGGGCGATCTCGTCATGCACGCGCCCGTTTCCGACAGGCTCATGGCGGAAGGCGGCATGGGCAGCGTGCCATCGTGGCAGGTGATGATCCATCTGCGTCCGGTGAAACCGCTGATGACTTGGGAGGAGATCGTCGAGAACCAGCCGAATGACGTGATCGGCTCCTTCACCGCCGCCTGCGGTTGCGCGGTCTATGAAGGCGGATCGTGGCCGGACGCCTGGAACCTGGGCTACTTCACCGCCGAGCCCACGGTACACATCGTCCACCACGAACAGCTCACCCGCTCCGGTGTGACCTTCAAGGCGGAGAAGACACGCGAGGAGGAGTTTTCCGCCACACGGGATTCATGGAGCCGCCAGATCGACACCCGGGTGGGACCGGACGGCCAGCTCTACACCATCGATTTCTACAACCAGGCCATCCTCCACAACGACCCGCGCGGACCGATCCATCTGTGGAACAACCAGGCAGCCCGCCCCGACCGTGACCATTTCTTCGGCCGTATCCTCCGCTACCGTCACCGCGAGGCGAAGCCCGTCCCGGCGGCGGACCTCCGGACGCCGGAAGGCCGGGTGGCCGCCTTGGGAAATCCCAACCGGGAAATCCGCTTCCGTGCCCAGCGTCTCATCGAGGAAAGCGATGTGAAGGGCGCGGCGAAGCTTTTGGAAAATGCAAAAGGCCCGGCGAGGCTCCACGCGCTGTGGCTGCGCGCGGCGGCAGGTGTGCTCGGCGAGCGTGAGCTCATTGCCGCGCTGGCCGATGAGGATCGCTCCGTGCGCCTCACCGCCGCCCGGGTGATGGGAACCCACCCGGAACTGGCGACGGATGCGGTGGTGAAATCCATCAGCACGAATCTCGCGAAGGACAAGGATCCGGTGGTGCGCCTGCAGGTGCTCGCCGCACTTCCCGCGCAAACGGTGGTTGCGGCGGACACCTTGGTCGCCATCCATGCGGCGGCGGACGACATCTGGACCCCTGCGGCGGTGGCCCGGCTCGCGAAGAACTCCCCCGGCGAGGTGCTCGCCGCCGCCATGGCCTCGGCGGACAAGGAAAAGCAGGCGCCGCTCGTGGCGCGGTTGTTCGAGTTTTCCTCCAACGACGAATCCCGACTGATCCCGATGCTCAAGGTGCTGGGCACGCAAGGCGGAGACATCGGCATCGCCATGGCATCGCTCGCCTCGCTTCGCGAACGCAAGCTCGGCGACAGCCCGGAAATACGCTCCGCGATCAATGCCCTGGCGGAAAGCGACGTCCCGCAGATCTCCGCAACCGCCCTGCCTCTCGCCGCCCGGAACTGGAGCGCCGACGAACGCGACGCGCGTTTGGAAAAGGCGGTGAAGCGCGTGCTCGCCTCGCAGCCACAGGAAAAGCAGGTGCTGTCCGCACTCGGCGGCCTGCCAGCATTCCCCGCGGACCTGTCCGAATTTTTCAAACAATCCTTCGTGAAACCCGGCGACGGACGGACCGCGCTTTTCGAATCCATCCTGAAAAATCCGTCTCCGGATGCCGCGAGATTTTTCATCACCGCAATGCCGTCGCTGCCGCAGGGTGACAAGGCGAAGGTCACCGAGGCGCTACTCGGCCGCCCGGAATCCGCCATCGCCCTGACCGACGCGCTGGCCGATGGCAGCCTGCCCGCCGCCGTCGCCGGGCCGCAGCTTATCGCCCGTCTCGCCGAGCATCCCGACAAGTCCGTCCGGGAACACGCCGCTCCGTTGGTGGCGAAATTCCAGGGCGCGGAGGAAGCGAAGGCCGCTGTCATCAACCGCCTGCTGCCCGAGGTCATGGCTCCGGGTGATCCGGTGGCGGGCAAGGCCTTGTTCCAAGCCTGCGCGATCTGCCATTTATACAAGGGCGAAGGCGTGGTCATCGGCCCGGTGCTGGAAGGCATGGGGGCCCACGGCGTGGAGGCTCTCCTCACCCACATCGTGGATCCGAACCGCGAGGTGGAGCCGAGCTACCACGTCTGGAACGTGGGCACGAAGGATGGCCGCATCGTGGCGGGCTTCATCAGCCGCGAGACGGCGGGCAGCCTTTTCATCAAGAACGTCGGCGGTGAGACCGAGATCCCCCGCGACCAGATCACCAGCCAGACGGACACCGGAAAATCCCTGATGCCGGAAGGATTCGAGTCCCTCGGCGGTGCCTCGCTGCGCGACCTGATCTCCTACCTCCGCGCCGGCGAGCAACGCTTCCACATCCTCACCTTCGGCAAGGCCGCGACGGCGGATGGCAGCAAGGGCGTCTATCTCGCGAAGGACGTCGGCGGCGACCGCGTGGGGCTCAAGCGCTTCGGCACCGTCGAGGAGCGCGGTGTTCCCTTCCAACTCCAGGACCCCGCCATCGCGGCGGGCGGGAAAAACGTCATCGTTCTCAAGGGCGGAGCTCGCGGGGACGCCCTCAGCCTGACGATGCCCGGCAGTGTGGAGCTTCCGGCGAATGTCGCGGCGGGAAGGCTGCACCTCCTGGGCGCGGTGGCAGGCTGGGGATTCCCGGCGGTGCAGGGCCACGACCCGCTGATGACCATCAAGATCGGATACGCGGATGGAACCTCCGAGGACATCGTCCTCAGCAACGGCGTGGACATCGCCGACCACGTCGCGGGTGTGGATGTCCCCGGCTCCGCCCGCACGGATCTGACGGATCACGGCCAGGTGCGCTACCTCTGGCGGGATCTGAAAAAACCGGCGGTCCTGATTTCAAAGATCACCCTCACCAGCCCCGGCACCGCCAGCGCGCCGATGGTCGCCGCCATCACCCTGGAGTCCCCGGCCAAGGACGGAAAAATGTCCCCCGCCCCCGCCCAAGGCGGCCCGGCGAAGCCGTAG
- a CDS encoding PLP-dependent aminotransferase family protein: MKAAVPLYQDLASRLAGLIRAGTFAAGDRLPSVRQASREHQVSITTVMEAYRSLEDQGIIQARPRSGYYVPPPSLDVSKLPMAARHSKKPIIIAQASIFQSVMDLAENGRVVPFAAAAPDDSIIPSAKLASITNAVLRKSRSDALRYTPPMGRRELRLALSRRLLVAGIKAGPDEIITTQGATEALLLALRATTKRGDLVAVETPTYFGILHLIRDLGLRAIEVPVCTRDGMILGALETALKKHRIAACVVQPNFQNPIGSVMDAAAKKRLAKLSEDHGFAIIEDDVYGELSHDGGRPPSIALYGGNVIHCGSISKTLAPGLRVGWMVPGGWLDEVKRLKTIQCPWNATLSELVVASFLDAGGYDRHLRRIRELYSLQCARTRQAVVRFFPPECRVNQPAGGFVLWLEMPADFDSEAFTVSAVAEGISLVPGTLFSPSGGLKNCFRLSCGFAFGPRTLDAIATLGRLVVRNG, translated from the coding sequence ATGAAAGCGGCAGTGCCACTCTACCAGGATCTGGCGTCGCGGCTGGCGGGATTGATCCGTGCCGGGACTTTTGCCGCAGGGGACCGGCTGCCATCCGTCCGCCAGGCGAGCCGCGAGCACCAGGTGAGCATCACCACGGTAATGGAGGCCTACCGTTCGCTGGAGGACCAGGGGATCATCCAGGCCCGGCCCCGCTCCGGCTACTACGTGCCGCCGCCATCGCTGGATGTCTCGAAGCTGCCCATGGCGGCCCGGCATTCGAAAAAACCGATCATCATCGCGCAGGCGTCCATTTTCCAATCCGTGATGGATCTGGCGGAGAACGGCAGGGTGGTGCCCTTCGCCGCCGCCGCGCCGGACGACTCCATCATCCCCTCCGCCAAGCTCGCCTCCATCACGAACGCCGTGCTGCGGAAATCCAGGTCCGACGCGCTGCGCTACACTCCGCCGATGGGTCGGAGGGAACTCCGCCTCGCCCTCTCCCGGCGGTTGCTCGTCGCGGGGATCAAGGCGGGACCGGACGAGATCATCACCACCCAGGGCGCGACGGAGGCCCTGCTGCTCGCCCTCCGCGCGACCACGAAACGCGGCGATCTGGTGGCGGTGGAGACGCCGACGTATTTCGGCATCCTCCACCTGATCCGGGACCTCGGACTGCGGGCCATCGAGGTGCCCGTCTGCACCCGCGACGGGATGATCCTCGGAGCGTTGGAAACCGCCTTGAAAAAACACCGCATCGCCGCGTGCGTGGTGCAGCCTAATTTTCAGAACCCCATCGGCAGCGTGATGGACGCGGCCGCGAAGAAACGCCTCGCGAAGCTCTCGGAAGACCACGGCTTCGCCATCATCGAAGACGACGTTTACGGCGAGCTTTCCCACGACGGCGGCAGACCGCCATCCATCGCGCTCTATGGCGGAAACGTGATCCACTGCGGTTCCATCTCGAAAACCCTGGCCCCCGGCCTGCGCGTCGGCTGGATGGTGCCGGGCGGCTGGCTGGACGAGGTGAAGCGGCTGAAGACCATCCAGTGCCCGTGGAACGCCACGCTGTCCGAACTGGTCGTCGCCAGTTTCCTCGACGCGGGCGGCTACGACCGCCACCTGCGGCGCATCCGCGAGCTTTATTCCCTGCAGTGCGCCCGCACCCGCCAGGCGGTCGTCCGGTTTTTCCCGCCCGAGTGCCGGGTGAACCAACCGGCGGGCGGCTTCGTCCTGTGGTTGGAAATGCCTGCGGATTTCGACTCGGAGGCATTCACCGTGTCAGCCGTCGCGGAAGGGATCAGCCTCGTGCCGGGCACGCTTTTCTCACCGTCCGGCGGGCTGAAAAACTGCTTCCGCCTGAGCTGCGGATTCGCCTTCGGCCCGCGCACCCTGGACGCCATCGCGACGCTGGGGCGGCTGGTGGTGCGGAATGGGTGA
- a CDS encoding AraC family transcriptional regulator produces the protein MPAKNASPATRTHVVRSDDVDNRDWLRDQPVCRELAQHHIAHVEILEAGEPFSMTRADQSGTCMMACFGGGGVVRADGQWKRLEAGQACLLPPFVTNQLKATGPEPMRMCTVRYLESREARPILSHKSPILGSYHADPLLRAIQGLHAEATGQAIPAQLNAWAGLIHGYVLRFAEPHQSDTRLWRMWEAVDRELARPWTLDELAAKACVSKEHLRRLCRSELGRTPMQHVTFLRMRRARHLLTSTNDKIETISRDVGFINPNTFSNTFQKWTGRRPSRAR, from the coding sequence ATGCCCGCGAAGAACGCCAGCCCAGCGACCCGCACGCACGTCGTCCGCAGCGACGACGTGGACAACCGTGACTGGCTCCGCGACCAGCCGGTGTGCCGGGAGCTCGCGCAGCACCACATCGCCCACGTGGAGATCCTCGAAGCGGGCGAGCCGTTCTCGATGACCCGGGCCGACCAGTCCGGCACCTGCATGATGGCCTGCTTCGGCGGCGGCGGCGTGGTCAGGGCGGACGGCCAGTGGAAACGGCTGGAGGCCGGGCAGGCGTGCCTTCTCCCGCCCTTCGTCACCAACCAGCTCAAGGCCACCGGCCCGGAGCCGATGCGGATGTGCACCGTCCGCTATCTGGAATCCCGCGAGGCCCGGCCCATCCTTTCCCACAAGTCGCCCATCCTGGGGAGTTATCATGCGGATCCCTTGCTGCGGGCGATCCAGGGGCTGCACGCGGAGGCAACCGGCCAAGCGATTCCCGCGCAGTTGAACGCGTGGGCGGGGCTGATCCATGGCTACGTGCTGCGCTTCGCCGAACCCCACCAGAGCGACACACGGCTGTGGCGCATGTGGGAGGCGGTGGATCGGGAACTCGCCCGCCCGTGGACGCTCGACGAACTCGCCGCGAAGGCCTGCGTGAGCAAGGAACACCTGCGGCGCCTGTGCCGGTCCGAGCTCGGCCGCACGCCGATGCAGCACGTCACCTTCCTGCGGATGCGCCGCGCCCGGCATCTGCTCACCAGCACGAATGACAAGATCGAAACGATCAGCCGCGACGTCGGATTCATCAACCCCAACACCTTCTCCAACACCTTCCAGAAATGGACCGGCAGGAGGCCGTCGCGGGCGAGGTGA